A genome region from Quercus lobata isolate SW786 unplaced genomic scaffold, ValleyOak3.0 Primary Assembly Scq3eQI_2010, whole genome shotgun sequence includes the following:
- the LOC115973190 gene encoding nuclear poly(A) polymerase 1-like gives MAMPKLNQLPPPPPRIGMWEPISTAQPAELDMSRTWELQKFMEDAGLYESGEESLKRQEVLGRLDQIVKAWVKKVTEAKGYNEEMVEEANAVIFTFGSYRLGVNGPGADIDTLCVGPRHVTREEDFFGELQRMLAELPEVQELHPVPDAYVPVMRFKFDGVSIDLLYAKLGLWVIPDDLDLSVPTLLQDLDEKSVLSLNGSRVTDKILHMVPNVQNFQTTLRCIRYWAKQRGVYSNVAGFLGGINWAILVARICQLYPTALPSLLVSRFFKLYSQWRWPNPVLLCPIEGGSLVLPSWDPRRNFRDRNDLMPIITPVYPCINSSYNVSSSTLCIMQQEFQRGNNICEAMDASVTGWNTLFERFLFFEAYKNYLQIDITARKDVDLMNWQGWVESRLRLLTSKIEKDTRGMLQCHPHPGECLDKSKRFHRCFFMGLQRKPGVCAQEGGPFDIRFTVEEFKNMVGMYTFKKPGMWIGVCHIKRNNIPLFVFPGGVRPARPKRARENGAAAEVDEAGDGKKRKIDESITCHKLRKFDSVAGTKNTPLAVEAKLDDSSITARCPIEDCSQSCLGNEGSFKFSPPVGASSSVSGSSSSTADVILVSDIVPAPSVCQQGSSEEHDRFQDDAQSMGEAQKNFGEGTRVENEGVGQGVATGRDCSNIFRNDGGVEELEPTAPSSNVVPASYGAQKPLIKFNFTSLVRANC, from the coding sequence ATGGCAATGCCCAAATTGAATCAACTGCCACCGCCGCCGCCTAGGATTGGAATGTGGGAACCGATTTCGACTGCTCAGCCTGCTGAATTGGATATGAGTAGGACCTGGGAATTACAGAAGTTTATGGAGGATGCAGGGTTATACGAGAGTGGTGAAGAATCTCTGAAAAGGCAGGAGGTGCTGGGAAGGTTGGACCAAATTGTGAAAGCATGGGTCAAAAAGGTTACTGAGGCTAAGGGGTATAATGAGGAGATGGTGGAAGAAGCCAATGCTGTTATCTTTACATTTGGGTCTTATCGGTTGGGTGTGAACGGCCCTGGTGCAGATATTGACACGCTGTGTGTTGGGCCGAGGCATGTTACTCGGGAGGAAGATTTCTTTGGTGAGCTTCAGAGGATGCTGGCTGAGTTGCCTGAAGTACAAGAGTTGCATCCTGTCCCTGATGCTTATGTTCCTGTCATGAGGTTTAAGTTCGATGGGGTTTCCATTGATCTTCTTTATGCAAAGTTGGGGTTGTGGGTTATTCCTGATGATTTGGATCTTTCTGTGCCAACTTTGCTGCAAGATTTGGATGAGAAGAGTGTGCTTAGTCTTAATGGGTCTAGAGTTACTGATAAGATCTTGCATATGGTTCCTAATGTCCAGAATTTTCAGACGACATTAAGATGCATAAGATATTGGGCTAAACAGCGTGGCGTTTATTCGAATGTTGCAGGGTTTCTGGGTGGTATAAATTGGGCGATTCTGGTTGCTCGGATATGCCAGTTGTACCCAACTGCACTGCCTAGTTTGTTGGTTTCTCGGTTTTTCAAGCTGTATAGCCAATGGCGGTGGCCTAATCCTGTTTTGCTATGTCCCATTGAAGGAGGATCTTTGGTGCTTCCGTCTTGGGATCCTAGAAGAAATTTCAGAGACAGGAACGATTTAATGCCCATAATCACACCGGTATATCCTTGCATCAACTCCAGTTACAATGTGTCTTCAAGTACACTGTGTATTATGCAGCAAGAATTTCAGAGGGGAAACAATATTTGTGAGGCAATGGATGCAAGTGTGACTGGCTGGAATACTCTTTTTGAgcgttttcttttctttgaagcATATAAGAACTATCTGCAGATAGATATTACTGCTCGGAAGGATGTTGATTTAATGAATTGGCAAGGATGGGTTGAATCCCGGCTTCGTTTGCTGACTTCAAAGATTGAGAAAGATACAAGAGGGATGCTACAGTGCCACCCACATCCTGGTGAATGTTTGGACAAATCCAAACGATTCCATCGTTGTTTTTTTATGGGCTTGCAGCGGAAACCAGGGGTTTGTGCTCAGGAAGGTGGACCGTTTGATATAAGGTTTACTGTTGAGGAATTTAAGAACATGGTGGGGATGTACACCTTTAAAAAGCCTGGGATGTGGATTGGCGTATGTCACATAAAACGCAATAATATTCCGCTGTTTGTCTTTCCTGGTGGAGTGAGGCCTGCTCGTCCGAAGAGAGCCAGGGAAAATGGCGCTGCTGCTGAAGTTGATGAAGCTGGTGatggaaagaagagaaaaatagatgAATCTATCACATGCCATAAGTTGAGAAAATTTGATTCTGTGGCAGGGACTAAGAATACACCTTTGGCAGTGGAAGCTAAATTAGATGATAGTTCAATCACTGCAAGATGTCCTATTGAGGATTGTTCACAAAGTTGTTTAGGAAATGAAGGGTCTTTCAAATTTAGCCCACCAGTGGGAGCTTCATCTTCTGTCAGTGGTTCATCAAGCTCTACTGCAGATGTGATCCTTGTTTCTGATATTGTTCCTGCTCCATCTGTGTGCCAGCAAGGTTCTTCCGAAGAACATGACAGATTTCAAGATGACGCACAATCAATGGgtgaagcccaaaaaaattttggtgaaGGAACAAGGGTCGAGAATGAAGGGGTAGGGCAAGGAGTGGCTACAGGGAGAGATTGCTCTAATATCTTCAGGAACGATGGAGGGGTAGAGGAACTTGAGCCCACTGCACCATCCTCTAATGTAGTACCTGCTTCATACGGTGCCCAGAAGCCACTTATCAAGTTTAATTTTACTTCTTTGGTTAGAGCAAACTGCTAG